One window of Thermocoleostomius sinensis A174 genomic DNA carries:
- a CDS encoding DoxX family protein, translating into MTVTQDTDSVLSNIPFLIRSLKFTQSENVWFQLTWTLLRVGVGLLMIHNGLDKLADVQKFADGVVSFIGLPYPVFFTYCAAYVELVGAILLAVGLLTRFNAAALFATMLIAIYFHLKGNGLQVAPLEMASLYALCFLLFLVNGGGRLTIDARLLQWLTKAE; encoded by the coding sequence ATGACTGTGACTCAGGATACTGATTCGGTTCTCTCTAACATTCCTTTTCTTATCAGAAGCCTCAAATTCACTCAGTCGGAAAATGTTTGGTTTCAGCTTACCTGGACACTTTTGCGGGTTGGGGTTGGTCTATTGATGATTCACAATGGTCTAGATAAACTTGCTGATGTACAGAAGTTTGCCGACGGAGTTGTATCGTTTATTGGACTGCCCTATCCTGTATTCTTCACCTACTGTGCTGCCTATGTAGAACTGGTAGGTGCAATTTTATTGGCTGTAGGATTGCTGACTCGATTCAATGCAGCGGCTCTATTTGCCACAATGCTAATCGCAATCTATTTCCATTTGAAAGGAAACGGTTTGCAAGTGGCGCCCCTAGAAATGGCATCCCTGTATGCACTGTGTTTCTTATTGTTTCTGGTCAACGGTGGAGGTAGGTTAACCATTGATGCAAGGCTGCTCCAATGGTTAACAAAGGCTGAGTAA
- the fldA gene encoding flavodoxin FldA, with translation MVKIGLFYGTETGITEILAICIQKEFGGDKIVDLHNVVGTTLNDFEEYDRLIIGCPTWNIGDLQTDWRVLYNELDAVDFSGKQIAYFGAGDQLGYENNFVDAIGILEAKISALGGVTVGYWSIDGYDFCQSKAVKNGKFVGLPLDELNQPDLTQERIKAWVAQLQREFGL, from the coding sequence ATGGTAAAGATTGGTCTATTCTATGGAACTGAAACGGGAATTACGGAAATCTTAGCAATCTGCATTCAGAAAGAATTTGGTGGAGATAAGATTGTAGATTTGCATAATGTGGTGGGAACTACGTTGAACGATTTTGAAGAATACGATCGCTTGATTATTGGCTGCCCTACCTGGAACATTGGCGATTTACAAACCGATTGGCGAGTGCTTTATAACGAGTTGGATGCGGTTGATTTTTCCGGAAAACAAATTGCTTATTTTGGCGCAGGGGATCAACTCGGCTATGAGAACAATTTTGTCGATGCGATTGGTATTTTGGAAGCGAAAATTTCGGCATTAGGCGGAGTCACTGTCGGCTATTGGTCGATCGATGGCTATGACTTCTGCCAATCAAAAGCGGTCAAAAACGGTAAGTTCGTTGGTTTGCCGCTGGACGAATTGAACCAACCTGACTTGACCCAAGAGCGGATCAAAGCCTGGGTAGCTCAATTGCAGCGGGAGTTTGGGTTGTAA
- a CDS encoding superoxide dismutase, with protein MPFELQPLPYAEDALEPYIDAQTMRIHHDFHHGGYVNNLNNAIENYPDLQQRSIDDLIRNLHTLPEAVRTAIRNHGGGHFNHSIFWSVMGPNAGGEPTGEVATLINDVFGNFENFKTQFNDAGAKHFGSGFVWLVKTTNNQFEIISQPNQDCPWSDGHYPILCNDVWEHAYYLTYQNRRPEYLKQWWNTVNWNAVNERLAIAQRL; from the coding sequence ATGCCATTTGAATTACAACCCCTACCCTATGCCGAAGATGCACTGGAACCCTACATTGATGCTCAAACAATGCGAATTCACCATGACTTTCATCACGGTGGCTATGTCAACAATTTGAATAACGCGATCGAAAATTATCCCGATTTACAGCAACGGTCGATCGATGACCTAATCCGCAACTTGCACACATTGCCAGAAGCTGTCCGTACTGCCATTCGCAATCACGGTGGTGGACACTTCAATCACTCTATCTTTTGGTCAGTGATGGGGCCGAATGCAGGCGGAGAACCAACCGGAGAGGTTGCCACGTTGATCAACGATGTGTTTGGTAATTTTGAGAACTTCAAAACTCAATTCAATGATGCAGGCGCGAAACATTTTGGCAGCGGTTTTGTCTGGTTGGTGAAGACAACGAATAACCAGTTTGAGATTATCAGTCAGCCCAATCAAGATTGCCCTTGGTCAGATGGACATTATCCGATTCTTTGCAATGACGTGTGGGAACACGCTTACTACTTAACCTATCAAAACCGCCGCCCAGAATATCTCAAACAGTGGTGGAATACTGTGAACTGGAATGCGGTGAATGAGCGATTGGCGATCGCGCAGCGCCTCTAA
- a CDS encoding AI-2E family transporter, producing MSRPSTKHWVDRLDNSRLLRYVLLFALAWAIVQVLAYFASVLIIFTFSAILAFILSFPVKWLRRFLPHGLSVSIVFLLSLAILAGLTLTIGFATLSQAQQFVNNAPALLDDLITIISNLEDFLQQRNIELNLTVLEEQLRNQALSSLGFGLVTLQRVLTSLLDLILIAVVTLFMLLDGARLWKFFLRLFPQSKRERLTVAIQRNFLGFFWGRFLLSVFFGLSSFVVFLILKIPYALVLAMIAGIFDLIPGIGATLGIGLVCLILLPQGIWLSLKVLIGCILLQQVEENLLMPRIMQGSVNINPVVMFFALLVGARIAGLFGLFLAIPIAATLVNLFEIDEMKGEALKDSLLSSKSDPS from the coding sequence ATGAGCCGCCCATCCACCAAGCATTGGGTCGATCGCCTCGACAACTCCCGCTTACTGCGCTATGTCCTGCTGTTTGCATTGGCATGGGCGATCGTGCAGGTATTGGCTTACTTTGCCTCGGTCTTGATCATCTTCACTTTTTCAGCCATTTTGGCCTTTATTCTCAGCTTCCCGGTCAAGTGGCTGCGTCGGTTTTTGCCGCATGGGCTATCAGTCTCGATCGTGTTTCTGCTGAGTTTAGCCATTTTGGCTGGGTTAACTTTGACGATCGGCTTTGCCACCTTGTCTCAGGCGCAGCAGTTCGTCAACAATGCTCCTGCTCTCCTCGATGATTTGATTACCATTATCAGCAATTTGGAAGATTTTTTGCAGCAGCGCAACATTGAGCTAAACCTAACCGTCCTAGAAGAACAGCTACGCAATCAAGCCTTATCCAGTTTGGGATTTGGGTTAGTGACGCTGCAACGGGTACTAACCAGTCTTTTAGACCTGATTTTGATTGCCGTAGTCACGCTATTCATGCTGTTGGATGGGGCGCGGCTGTGGAAATTTTTTCTGCGCCTGTTTCCTCAATCAAAGCGAGAGCGGCTCACAGTTGCCATTCAGCGCAACTTCCTCGGTTTCTTTTGGGGGCGATTTTTGCTTTCCGTCTTCTTTGGACTTTCGTCCTTTGTGGTGTTTCTGATTCTGAAAATTCCCTATGCGCTAGTGTTAGCGATGATCGCGGGCATCTTTGACTTGATTCCTGGCATTGGGGCCACCTTAGGCATTGGGCTAGTTTGCTTAATTTTGCTGCCGCAAGGCATTTGGCTGAGTCTGAAAGTTTTGATCGGCTGCATTTTGCTGCAACAGGTGGAAGAAAATTTGCTGATGCCGCGCATTATGCAAGGGTCAGTCAACATCAACCCGGTCGTGATGTTTTTTGCGCTATTAGTGGGGGCCAGAATTGCTGGATTGTTCGGTTTGTTTCTGGCAATCCCGATCGCTGCCACCTTGGTCAATCTATTTGAAATTGATGAAATGAAGGGAGAAGCTCTGAAAGACTCCTTGTTGTCTTCAAAGTCTGACCCTTCGTAG
- the ilvA gene encoding threonine ammonia-lyase, biosynthetic: MYCDYLVQILTARVYDVAQETPLEVAPNLSTRLNNRLLLKREDMQSVFSFKLRGAYNKMVNLPPDVLQQGVIAASAGNHAQGVALGAYRLGTRAIIVMPVTTPQVKIDAVRAQGGEVVLHGDTFDEAYAHARQLEAEKGLTFIHPFDDPDVIAGQGTIGMEILRQYQQPIHAIFVAIGGGGLISGIAAYVKRLRPEIKIIGVEPVDADAMYQSLQAGQRVRLPQVGLFADGVAVRQVGEETFRLCQQYVDEVMLVGTDDTCAAIKDVFEDTRSILEPAGALSIAAAKAYVEREQIQGQTLVAVACGANMNFDRLRFVAERAELGEQREAIFAVTIPEERGSLRKFCECIGKRNLTEFNYRIADDQEAHIFVGLQIANRADAAYMASTFEAAGFRTLDLTDDELTKLHLRHMVGGRSPLAHNELLYRFEFPERPGALMRFVSSMSPNWNISLFHYRNNGADYGRIVVGMQVPPYEMPEWQAFLDTLGYRYWDENHNPAYKLFLG, from the coding sequence ATGTACTGCGATTACCTAGTACAGATTTTGACCGCTCGTGTGTATGATGTTGCCCAAGAAACGCCGTTGGAGGTGGCCCCGAATTTATCCACGCGGCTGAACAATCGCCTGTTGCTGAAGCGAGAAGACATGCAGTCGGTGTTTTCCTTCAAGCTGCGTGGTGCCTATAACAAAATGGTGAATTTACCACCGGATGTATTGCAGCAAGGGGTGATAGCGGCGTCGGCTGGCAACCACGCACAGGGAGTAGCCTTGGGCGCCTATCGCTTGGGAACCCGTGCCATTATCGTGATGCCTGTTACCACACCGCAGGTCAAGATTGATGCGGTCAGAGCACAAGGGGGCGAGGTGGTGCTGCATGGCGACACGTTTGACGAAGCCTATGCCCATGCCCGCCAGCTAGAAGCTGAGAAAGGGTTGACTTTTATTCATCCGTTTGATGATCCGGACGTGATTGCCGGACAGGGGACGATCGGCATGGAAATTTTGCGGCAGTATCAACAGCCAATTCATGCGATTTTTGTGGCGATTGGGGGAGGTGGCTTAATCTCTGGCATTGCAGCTTACGTGAAGCGGTTACGTCCCGAAATCAAAATCATCGGTGTAGAACCCGTCGATGCCGATGCTATGTATCAATCGCTGCAAGCTGGACAGCGAGTGCGGTTGCCCCAGGTGGGACTGTTTGCCGATGGCGTGGCGGTGCGGCAAGTGGGCGAAGAAACCTTCCGCTTGTGTCAGCAGTATGTAGACGAGGTGATGCTAGTGGGAACCGATGACACCTGCGCTGCCATCAAAGACGTGTTTGAAGACACGCGATCGATTCTGGAACCAGCGGGAGCCTTGTCCATTGCAGCGGCCAAGGCGTATGTAGAACGAGAGCAAATTCAAGGACAAACTCTGGTCGCTGTGGCCTGTGGAGCAAATATGAACTTCGATCGTCTGCGGTTTGTGGCCGAACGGGCAGAATTGGGGGAACAGCGCGAAGCTATTTTTGCCGTCACCATTCCCGAAGAACGGGGAAGTTTGCGCAAATTCTGCGAATGTATTGGTAAACGCAACCTCACCGAATTTAACTACCGCATTGCCGATGATCAAGAAGCCCACATCTTTGTGGGACTACAAATCGCCAACCGGGCCGATGCTGCCTACATGGCCAGTACGTTTGAAGCGGCCGGATTCAGAACCCTCGATCTCACCGACGATGAACTGACAAAACTACACCTACGCCACATGGTGGGGGGTCGATCGCCCCTAGCCCACAATGAGTTGCTATATCGGTTTGAGTTCCCCGAGCGACCGGGAGCCTTGATGCGCTTTGTCAGTTCCATGAGTCCCAACTGGAACATCAGCCTCTTCCACTATCGCAACAATGGTGCAGACTATGGGCGCATTGTCGTGGGTATGCAGGTGCCACCATACGAAATGCCAGAATGGCAAGCGTTTCTTGATACACTGGGCTATCGCTACTGGGACGAAAACCACAACCCAGCCTATAAGTTATTTCTGGGTTAG
- the fldA gene encoding flavodoxin FldA, with translation MSQIGLFYGTQTGNTQTIAETIQKEFGGDSVVTLHDIADADMGDFDSYQCIIIGCPTWNVGELQADWEGVYDELDTVDFSGKKVAYFGPGDQVGYADNFQDAIGILEEKISERGGTTVGHWPTEGYEFNESKAVKNGKFVGLALDEDNQSELTDQRIKTWVSQLKSEFGL, from the coding sequence ATGTCTCAAATCGGTTTGTTCTATGGAACACAAACAGGAAATACCCAAACCATTGCAGAAACTATTCAGAAAGAGTTTGGTGGAGATAGTGTAGTAACACTCCATGATATTGCCGATGCTGACATGGGTGATTTTGATAGCTATCAGTGCATCATCATTGGTTGTCCCACTTGGAACGTTGGTGAGCTACAAGCGGACTGGGAAGGGGTATACGATGAATTGGATACGGTAGATTTTAGTGGGAAGAAGGTTGCTTATTTTGGACCTGGTGATCAAGTAGGCTATGCCGATAACTTTCAAGATGCAATCGGTATTTTGGAAGAAAAGATTTCAGAGCGAGGCGGTACTACGGTTGGGCATTGGCCGACTGAGGGCTACGAGTTCAACGAATCAAAAGCAGTCAAAAACGGCAAGTTTGTCGGTCTAGCATTGGATGAGGATAACCAGTCCGAATTGACCGATCAGCGGATCAAAACCTGGGTAAGTCAGTTGAAATCAGAGTTTGGTTTGTAG
- a CDS encoding NADPH-dependent FMN reductase: MVKIIGMAGSLRPGSYSQQALKVAAERVKALGVEAEVLDLRSLNLPFCDGGDDYPDYPDVAKLRQAVLEADGIILATPEYHGSVSGVLKNALDLMGFEQFSGKVTGLISVLGGQSNSNALNDMRTIMRWIHAWTIPEQVAIGQAWKAFDENGNLVDENLSKRFDVFAQSLVENTRKLRGVSDREVATV; the protein is encoded by the coding sequence ATGGTCAAGATTATCGGGATGGCTGGAAGTTTGCGACCCGGTTCGTATAGTCAACAAGCCCTAAAAGTTGCGGCAGAGCGAGTTAAAGCGTTAGGGGTAGAGGCTGAAGTGCTGGATCTTCGATCGTTGAACCTACCCTTTTGTGATGGCGGCGACGATTATCCCGATTACCCCGATGTGGCAAAGCTGCGCCAAGCCGTACTGGAGGCAGATGGAATTATTTTGGCAACCCCAGAATATCATGGCAGTGTCAGCGGGGTGCTGAAAAACGCGCTAGATCTGATGGGTTTCGAGCAGTTCTCAGGCAAAGTCACGGGACTGATTAGTGTTTTGGGTGGGCAGTCTAACAGCAATGCCCTGAATGATATGCGCACAATCATGCGTTGGATTCACGCTTGGACAATTCCTGAACAAGTGGCGATCGGGCAAGCCTGGAAAGCCTTTGATGAGAATGGCAATTTGGTAGACGAGAATTTGTCGAAACGCTTTGATGTCTTTGCTCAGAGTTTGGTGGAAAACACTCGCAAACTGCGCGGCGTGAGCGATCGAGAAGTAGCGACTGTGTAA
- a CDS encoding DUF2753 family protein — translation MALPQDSYEARELQWQLYTKTGNQRMQANLYHEAQQAYHQAWELAEWLLEKAEKNATHPDAIHLYVVSCHNLADNWLTLGDAQQAEMILRKAFDRVIQIMTDKGSSNPRRLEAFKALKAISFEIDSFYRKLGQIARAEQTFERAITLAQDFLAQFEFPRIVSLKYRQQNHSSER, via the coding sequence ATGGCACTTCCTCAAGATTCCTATGAAGCGCGTGAATTGCAATGGCAGCTTTATACCAAAACAGGCAATCAGCGAATGCAAGCAAATTTATATCACGAAGCACAACAGGCATATCATCAAGCATGGGAATTAGCTGAATGGCTGCTAGAAAAAGCTGAGAAGAATGCGACACATCCAGATGCGATTCATCTTTATGTTGTCTCTTGTCATAACCTTGCGGATAATTGGTTAACCTTGGGTGATGCACAACAAGCAGAGATGATACTTCGGAAAGCATTCGATCGAGTGATTCAAATAATGACAGACAAAGGTTCATCTAATCCACGCAGGTTAGAAGCATTTAAAGCACTAAAAGCAATCAGTTTTGAGATAGACAGTTTTTATCGAAAATTGGGTCAAATTGCCCGAGCAGAACAGACATTTGAACGAGCGATTACCCTAGCTCAAGATTTTCTAGCACAATTTGAATTTCCCCGAATCGTCAGCTTGAAATATCGTCAGCAGAACCATTCTAGTGAACGATGA
- the thrS gene encoding threonine--tRNA ligase: MSQSASQSVPAEKIHLPKTSESENLKKIRHTASHVMAMAVQKLFPKAQVTIGPWIENGFYYDFDSPDPFTEKDLKAIKKEMTKIIKRKLPVIREEVTREEAERRIKAINEPYKLEILDDIKGDPITIYHLGEEWWDLCAGPHLESTVELNPEAIELESVAGAYWRGDETKAQLQRIYGTAWETPEQLAEYKRRKEEALRRDHRKLGRELGLFIFADPVGPGLPLWTPKGTVLRSTLEEFLKQEQLKRGYLPVVTPHIGRVELFKLSGHWQKYREDLFPMMGESEDEGFVLKAMNCPFHVQIYKSSLRSYRELPLRLAEFGTVYRYEQSGELGGLTRVRGFTQDDAHLFVMPEQLDDEFLKVVELIQTVFRSLQLTNFKARLSFRDPASDKYIGSDEAWNKAESAIRRAVETLGMDHFEGVGEAAFYGPKLDFMVQDALDREWQLGTVQVDYNLPERFDLEYVAKDGSRKRPVMIHRAPFGSLERLVGILIEEYAGDFPLWLAPVQIRLITVTEEQLPFARQVADQMRAIGIRVEVDESGERLGKMIRNAEKEKIPVMAVIGAKELEANALSIRTRTAGELGSIAVDTAIDRLKKAIAHYSDF, translated from the coding sequence ATGTCTCAGTCAGCGTCTCAGTCAGTTCCAGCCGAAAAAATCCATCTGCCTAAGACCAGCGAATCGGAAAATTTGAAAAAAATTCGCCACACCGCGTCGCACGTCATGGCCATGGCTGTGCAAAAGCTGTTTCCCAAGGCGCAGGTGACGATCGGCCCTTGGATTGAAAACGGGTTTTATTATGACTTTGATAGCCCAGACCCCTTTACAGAAAAGGATCTGAAGGCAATCAAAAAAGAGATGACTAAAATTATTAAGCGTAAGCTTCCCGTAATTCGAGAAGAGGTGACACGGGAAGAGGCCGAGCGCCGGATTAAGGCGATCAATGAACCCTATAAGCTGGAAATTCTTGATGACATCAAAGGCGATCCGATTACGATCTACCATTTAGGTGAAGAGTGGTGGGATCTGTGCGCCGGGCCGCATTTAGAGAGTACGGTTGAATTAAACCCAGAGGCAATCGAACTAGAAAGTGTCGCAGGGGCTTATTGGCGCGGCGATGAAACCAAAGCCCAACTGCAACGGATCTATGGCACGGCTTGGGAAACGCCAGAACAACTAGCGGAATATAAACGTCGCAAAGAGGAAGCTTTGCGACGCGATCACCGCAAGTTGGGCAGAGAACTAGGCTTGTTTATCTTTGCCGATCCGGTGGGGCCGGGCTTGCCGCTGTGGACACCCAAGGGAACCGTACTGCGATCGACCCTGGAAGAGTTTTTGAAGCAAGAGCAACTAAAGCGCGGCTATTTGCCCGTTGTCACGCCCCATATTGGGCGGGTGGAACTCTTCAAACTTTCTGGACATTGGCAGAAATATCGAGAAGATTTGTTCCCCATGATGGGCGAATCGGAGGACGAAGGATTTGTCCTTAAGGCGATGAATTGTCCCTTTCATGTGCAAATTTACAAGTCGAGTTTGCGATCGTATCGGGAACTGCCGCTGCGCTTGGCTGAATTTGGCACGGTGTATCGCTATGAGCAATCAGGGGAATTGGGTGGACTGACTCGTGTGCGTGGCTTTACGCAGGATGATGCTCACTTATTTGTGATGCCAGAACAGTTGGATGACGAGTTCCTCAAAGTGGTTGAACTAATTCAAACCGTGTTTCGATCGCTGCAATTAACGAACTTCAAAGCTCGGCTCAGCTTCCGCGATCCTGCTTCTGACAAATATATTGGTTCTGATGAAGCTTGGAACAAGGCAGAGAGTGCCATTCGTCGGGCGGTGGAAACGCTGGGCATGGATCATTTTGAGGGTGTAGGTGAAGCGGCTTTCTACGGGCCCAAGCTCGATTTTATGGTGCAGGATGCTTTAGATCGCGAGTGGCAGTTGGGAACGGTGCAGGTAGATTACAACTTGCCGGAACGCTTTGATTTGGAATACGTTGCTAAAGATGGTTCGCGCAAACGTCCGGTCATGATTCACCGGGCCCCCTTCGGTTCCTTAGAGCGATTGGTTGGGATTTTAATCGAAGAATATGCTGGCGATTTTCCGCTGTGGTTGGCCCCGGTACAAATCCGTCTGATTACCGTCACCGAGGAACAATTACCGTTTGCCCGTCAGGTGGCTGACCAAATGCGAGCGATCGGCATTCGCGTGGAAGTAGACGAAAGCGGCGAACGCTTGGGCAAAATGATCCGCAATGCCGAGAAAGAGAAAATTCCGGTGATGGCTGTCATTGGAGCGAAGGAACTGGAAGCGAACGCCCTCAGCATCCGTACTCGCACCGCTGGCGAACTGGGATCAATTGCAGTAGACACTGCGATCGATCGCTTGAAAAAGGCGATTGCCCACTACTCTGACTTTTAG
- a CDS encoding S8 family serine peptidase gives MIRRRIRQLAWFIATVALVLFSVPVMALMDSVGENGIHAHQLHQPPLNLTGRKIAIGQIEIGRPAQFGLDKAGATNRSVRPNRLFFRDAPAEANSLVDSHAARVASILISRDKTLTGVAPEATLYASAVGAESRSEQPEECLAAQTVSLQNGGDVRAINYSFGESLMRDPRDNPVLDGNALLTQCVDWLARTNNVLQVIAGNQGRGGFPIPTDSFNGMIIANSMRVGGEFRKVDYFSLGSEPEVVIGRDPATESNVGPRRSVALLAPGSDIQTLTPNGTAAPADSGTSFATPHVVATVALLQEFGDRSIRQALESKQTPEVSHWGLDARRQEVMKAVLMNSADKLQDQGDGLNLGMTRTVLTQRNRTWLDSDAHQSTRLPLDAQMGTGHLNAFRAYEQFRPGQWRPDQETPAIGWDYRAVSAAPSANTSKYQDYVFADPLQGGSFIAATLTWNRLVELQDRNANGQYDIGETFRDRGLNNLDMYLMRAEDTDSRNRIWASDSQVDSVEHLFHQIPETGRYKIRVVYRDQINEPVQPYALAWWAMPNRG, from the coding sequence ATGATACGGCGTCGAATTCGGCAGTTGGCGTGGTTTATCGCGACTGTCGCTTTAGTGTTATTCAGTGTGCCAGTAATGGCATTGATGGATTCGGTTGGTGAAAACGGCATTCATGCTCATCAATTGCATCAGCCGCCACTGAACTTGACTGGACGCAAAATTGCGATCGGGCAAATTGAAATTGGCCGTCCGGCTCAGTTTGGTCTAGACAAAGCTGGAGCGACGAATCGATCGGTTCGGCCCAATCGCCTATTCTTTCGAGATGCGCCCGCAGAAGCCAATTCATTGGTAGATAGCCATGCTGCTCGTGTAGCTAGCATTTTGATTAGCCGAGACAAAACCTTAACTGGAGTAGCCCCAGAAGCCACGCTGTATGCTTCTGCGGTGGGAGCCGAAAGCCGCAGCGAACAACCCGAAGAGTGTTTAGCCGCTCAAACTGTATCGCTGCAAAATGGTGGAGATGTGCGGGCAATTAACTACAGCTTTGGCGAGTCGCTGATGCGTGATCCGCGCGACAACCCAGTCCTAGACGGCAATGCTCTGTTAACCCAGTGTGTGGATTGGCTAGCTCGAACCAATAACGTGCTGCAAGTGATTGCTGGGAACCAAGGGCGCGGTGGCTTTCCCATTCCTACCGATTCTTTCAACGGCATGATTATCGCCAACTCAATGCGAGTTGGGGGAGAATTTCGCAAAGTTGACTATTTCAGTTTGGGCAGCGAACCGGAAGTGGTCATCGGGCGCGATCCGGCTACTGAAAGTAACGTTGGCCCAAGGCGATCGGTGGCGCTGCTAGCTCCCGGAAGTGACATTCAAACCCTAACTCCCAACGGAACAGCGGCCCCAGCCGACTCTGGCACTAGTTTTGCGACTCCGCATGTGGTGGCGACAGTGGCGCTGCTGCAAGAGTTTGGCGATCGCTCGATTCGTCAAGCCCTAGAGTCTAAACAAACGCCGGAAGTGTCCCACTGGGGATTGGATGCACGCCGACAAGAGGTGATGAAAGCAGTCTTAATGAATTCGGCAGATAAACTGCAAGACCAAGGAGACGGCTTGAATTTGGGCATGACTCGAACGGTACTCACCCAACGCAACCGCACTTGGCTAGACTCAGACGCCCATCAATCCACCCGCCTTCCGCTCGATGCACAAATGGGAACAGGACATCTTAATGCGTTTCGTGCCTATGAACAGTTTAGACCGGGGCAATGGCGTCCTGATCAAGAAACACCCGCGATCGGCTGGGACTATCGGGCGGTCAGCGCAGCACCATCAGCAAATACCTCCAAATACCAAGACTATGTGTTTGCAGATCCGCTGCAAGGCGGTAGTTTTATTGCAGCAACCTTAACCTGGAATCGCCTTGTCGAACTGCAAGACCGCAACGCAAACGGACAGTATGACATTGGCGAAACCTTCCGCGATCGCGGCTTAAACAATCTGGATATGTACCTCATGCGTGCTGAAGACACCGATAGTCGGAACCGCATTTGGGCATCCGATAGCCAAGTAGACAGCGTTGAACACTTGTTTCATCAAATTCCTGAAACCGGACGTTACAAAATCCGAGTTGTTTATCGCGATCAGATCAATGAACCTGTTCAGCCCTATGCGTTGGCGTGGTGGGCCATGCCGAATAGAGGCTAA
- the rpe gene encoding ribulose-phosphate 3-epimerase has translation MSQSPKPIVIAPSILSADFSRLGEEIQAVDRAGADWIHVDVMDGRFVPNITIGPLIVDAIRPYTQKPLDVHLMIVEPEKYVGDFAKAGADHIYVHAEHNASPHLHRTLGQIKELGKKAGVVLNPGSPLELIEYVLELCDLVLLMSVNPGFGGQSFIPTVVPKIQKLRQLCDERGLDPWIEVDGGLKANNTWQVLEAGANAIVAGSAVFGAKDYAEAIAGIRNSKRPEPELVTA, from the coding sequence ATGAGCCAATCCCCTAAACCCATTGTGATTGCTCCCTCAATCCTATCGGCAGATTTTAGTCGTCTGGGTGAAGAAATTCAGGCAGTGGATCGAGCTGGTGCAGACTGGATTCACGTCGATGTGATGGACGGGCGGTTTGTTCCCAACATTACGATTGGCCCGCTAATTGTGGATGCCATTCGTCCCTATACACAGAAGCCGCTCGATGTCCACCTGATGATTGTGGAACCAGAAAAATATGTCGGCGACTTTGCCAAAGCCGGAGCCGATCACATCTATGTCCACGCTGAGCATAATGCATCTCCGCACCTGCATCGTACATTAGGACAAATCAAAGAATTGGGCAAAAAAGCAGGCGTAGTGCTGAATCCCGGTAGTCCGCTTGAGTTGATTGAATATGTCTTAGAACTGTGCGATCTGGTGTTGCTGATGAGTGTAAACCCTGGGTTTGGTGGACAGAGTTTCATTCCCACTGTGGTTCCCAAGATTCAGAAATTGCGCCAACTGTGTGACGAGCGCGGACTTGATCCTTGGATTGAAGTAGACGGCGGCTTGAAAGCCAATAATACTTGGCAGGTGCTCGAAGCTGGAGCCAATGCGATCGTGGCAGGTTCTGCGGTCTTTGGAGCAAAGGATTATGCAGAAGCGATTGCCGGTATCCGCAACAGCAAGCGCCCAGAGCCGGAATTGGTTACAGCCTAG